The Streptomyces sp. Mut1 genome window below encodes:
- a CDS encoding CDP-alcohol phosphatidyltransferase family protein — MNGLYALKPWYADRLSGVRASLARREVSPDTLTAAGVAAAAGAAAALALLPAGPAALPVAVLLAARLAFANLDGALARDTGRTTRRGAVLNELGDRVADLVVLAGFLALAPLGPVAVAALAATLPSWVSLAGAAAGAPRRNGGPVGKTERCLLVVVAAASGWAVPVLIVIAAGSLLTAALRLAGLWRELA, encoded by the coding sequence ATGAACGGCCTCTACGCTCTCAAGCCCTGGTACGCGGACCGGCTCTCCGGTGTCCGCGCCTCGCTGGCCCGCCGTGAGGTGTCGCCCGACACCCTCACCGCCGCCGGTGTGGCCGCCGCGGCCGGTGCCGCCGCCGCCCTGGCCCTGCTCCCCGCGGGCCCGGCCGCCCTGCCGGTCGCGGTCCTCCTCGCGGCGCGGCTCGCCTTCGCCAACCTGGACGGGGCGCTGGCCCGCGACACGGGCCGTACGACCCGGCGCGGCGCGGTCCTCAACGAGCTGGGCGACCGGGTCGCGGACCTGGTGGTGCTGGCAGGTTTTCTGGCGCTCGCCCCACTCGGGCCGGTGGCCGTGGCGGCCCTCGCCGCCACGCTGCCGTCCTGGGTCTCGCTGGCCGGGGCCGCCGCCGGGGCGCCCCGGCGCAACGGCGGCCCGGTGGGCAAGACCGAGCGCTGCCTGCTGGTGGTGGTCGCCGCCGCGAGCGGCTGGGCCGTCCCGGTGCTGATCGTGATCGCCGCCGGCTCGCTGCTCACCGCGGCGCTCCGGCTGGCCGGTCTCTGGCGGGAGTTGGCATGA
- a CDS encoding NADP-dependent oxidoreductase, translating to MTTTRIARAFHLTARPTGFPTPDLFALTESPLPAPAPGQALVENLYLSVDPYHREEMDEGWELNAPLEGRAVGRVTASRDPGLAEGDLVLHRRGWRTHALVTAGTDGTRLLPSYEGVPLTAHLSILGGTGLTAYVALTRVLELRPGQDLFVSAAAGGVGTAVGRIARLLGAGRIVGSAGSAAKTARLTSELGFDAAFDYHDGPVGELLAKAAPDGIDAAVDNVGGDHLEGTIAAMREFGRIAWVGAIAQYHAAHRPPPAPRNLFDVVGKSLRLEGVLVRNHRDAQGELEDLLVPRLRTGRIAPDVTVVDGFERTVDGFLGMLRGENTGKMLIRTAGR from the coding sequence ATGACGACGACACGCATCGCCCGCGCCTTCCACCTGACCGCCCGCCCCACCGGCTTCCCCACCCCGGACCTCTTCGCCCTCACCGAGTCCCCGCTGCCCGCCCCCGCCCCCGGGCAGGCCCTGGTGGAGAACCTCTACCTCTCCGTGGACCCGTACCACCGCGAGGAGATGGACGAGGGCTGGGAGCTGAACGCACCGCTGGAGGGGCGCGCGGTGGGCCGGGTCACCGCCTCCCGGGACCCGGGCCTCGCGGAGGGCGACCTCGTCCTCCACCGGCGGGGCTGGCGCACCCACGCCCTGGTCACGGCCGGCACCGACGGCACCCGCCTGCTCCCGTCGTACGAGGGGGTGCCGCTGACCGCCCACCTCTCGATCCTCGGCGGCACGGGGCTCACCGCCTATGTGGCCCTGACCCGTGTCCTGGAACTGCGGCCGGGGCAGGACCTGTTCGTCTCCGCCGCCGCGGGCGGGGTGGGCACGGCGGTCGGCCGGATCGCCCGGCTGCTCGGCGCGGGCCGGATCGTCGGCAGCGCGGGCTCGGCGGCGAAGACCGCCCGGCTCACCTCGGAGCTCGGCTTCGACGCCGCGTTCGACTACCACGACGGGCCGGTCGGCGAGCTGCTGGCGAAGGCCGCGCCGGACGGGATCGACGCCGCCGTGGACAACGTCGGCGGGGACCATCTGGAGGGCACGATCGCGGCGATGCGCGAGTTCGGCCGGATCGCCTGGGTCGGCGCCATCGCCCAGTACCACGCGGCCCACCGGCCGCCGCCGGCCCCGCGCAACCTGTTCGACGTGGTGGGCAAGAGCCTGCGTCTCGAAGGCGTCCTGGTCCGCAACCACCGGGACGCGCAGGGCGAGTTGGAGGACCTGCTCGTGCCTCGGCTGCGCACCGGCCGGATCGCGCCGGACGTCACGGTCGTGGACGGGTTCGAGCGGACCGTGGACGGCTTCCTGGGCATGCTGCGCGGCGAGAACACCGGCAAGATGCTGATCCGCACGGCCGGGCGGTAG
- a CDS encoding LysR family transcriptional regulator, which yields MADLTPHELRILLAVESAGSFSGAAVALDMTQSAVSHAIRASERRIGAVLFERGRKGATPTPAGASALGYARRVLRLLELMGAEARAAAAGPGSAAPAGVLRIAAFRSAALHLLPPALERLRTRHPGIEPVVRVVRELGRGTAGEVLDGRADLGIATIGTSAPVPDELVGGVLREEEYALVYPAGHPAPRTLPLLDWAENCTSYTRDWWAAQDWIPRATVEAEDDGAVLSMVSAGLGMAIMPGLSLHGAPDAVGITALGPERPTRAVGYVTTPELARSPAVRALIRELRVSGG from the coding sequence ATGGCCGACCTGACCCCGCACGAGCTGCGCATCCTGCTCGCCGTCGAGAGCGCGGGCAGCTTCTCCGGCGCCGCCGTGGCTCTGGACATGACGCAGTCGGCCGTCTCCCACGCGATCCGGGCGAGCGAGCGCAGGATCGGCGCCGTCCTCTTCGAGCGCGGCCGCAAGGGTGCCACGCCCACCCCGGCGGGCGCGAGCGCCCTCGGGTACGCCCGGCGCGTCCTGCGGCTGCTGGAGCTGATGGGCGCCGAGGCGCGGGCGGCCGCGGCCGGGCCAGGGTCGGCCGCCCCGGCGGGGGTGCTGCGGATCGCGGCCTTCCGCAGCGCCGCGCTGCACCTGCTGCCGCCCGCCCTGGAGCGGCTGCGGACGCGCCACCCGGGGATCGAACCGGTGGTGCGGGTGGTGCGCGAGCTGGGGCGGGGCACGGCGGGCGAGGTCCTGGACGGGCGCGCCGATCTGGGGATCGCGACCATCGGGACGAGTGCGCCGGTCCCCGATGAGCTGGTGGGGGGAGTGCTGCGGGAGGAGGAGTACGCCCTCGTGTATCCGGCCGGTCATCCGGCGCCCCGGACGCTGCCGCTGCTGGACTGGGCGGAGAACTGCACCTCGTACACCCGGGACTGGTGGGCGGCGCAGGACTGGATTCCGCGGGCGACCGTGGAGGCCGAGGACGACGGAGCGGTGCTCTCGATGGTGTCCGCCGGTCTCGGCATGGCGATCATGCCCGGACTGTCCCTCCATGGAGCACCGGACGCGGTCGGGATCACCGCACTCGGACCGGAGCGCCCGACCCGCGCCGTGGGCTACGTCACCACCCCTGAGCTGGCACGTTCCCCCGCCGTGCGGGCCCTCATCCGAGAGCTGAGAGTGAGCGGCGGGTGA
- a CDS encoding purple acid phosphatase family protein, which translates to MDIPRFGIPEKLADRMSMAEQHDYLRTRLTRRGALRTGAATAAVVGTGIGLASSPAYAAPTVLTSRGTTRVDGSLVAPFGRHLAYGADPRTRMAVSWQVPFAVRRPYVRIGLKPWALSRKIDAEVRHLTTPLLNDGKIAAAEQFYVHAALERLKPGTTYYYGVGHDGFDPADTRNLGTLGTFTTAPSHARNFTFTAFGDQGVSYHALGNDQLILGQNPAFHLHAGDICYADPSGSGQTSDTYDARTWDQFLAQTETVSKTVPWMVTTGNHDMEAWYSPDGYGGQNARWTLPDNGPDPVNQPGAYSFVHGNVGVIALDANDVSYEIPANFGISGGRQTKWLDRRLGELRARHDIDFLVVFFHHCAFSTTNAHASDGGVRDAWVPLFEKHQVDLVINGHNHVYERTDAILKNAVKREVPIGERTDPRRDGIVYVTAGGAGKALYDFPAPDSYEGHVTDLESVDTYHVAKGGAKATETVEWSRVRYTGFSFLAVEVETGRNARMKVTALAESGERVDHFEISRG; encoded by the coding sequence ATGGACATCCCCCGTTTCGGTATCCCCGAGAAGCTCGCCGACCGCATGAGCATGGCCGAGCAGCACGACTACCTGCGCACCCGGCTGACCCGCCGCGGGGCGCTGCGGACCGGCGCGGCGACCGCCGCCGTCGTCGGCACCGGGATCGGCCTCGCCTCCTCCCCCGCCTACGCGGCGCCCACCGTGCTCACCTCGCGCGGCACCACCCGGGTCGACGGCTCGCTGGTCGCCCCGTTCGGCCGGCACCTGGCGTACGGCGCCGACCCGAGGACGCGGATGGCGGTCTCCTGGCAGGTGCCGTTCGCGGTGCGCCGCCCCTACGTCCGCATCGGGCTCAAGCCGTGGGCGCTGAGCCGGAAGATCGACGCCGAGGTGCGCCACCTGACGACGCCGCTGCTGAACGACGGCAAGATCGCGGCGGCCGAGCAGTTCTACGTACACGCCGCCCTGGAGCGGCTGAAGCCCGGCACGACGTACTACTACGGCGTCGGCCACGACGGCTTCGACCCGGCCGACACCCGCAACCTGGGCACGCTCGGCACCTTCACCACCGCGCCCTCGCACGCCCGGAACTTCACCTTCACCGCCTTCGGCGACCAGGGCGTCAGCTACCACGCGCTCGGCAACGACCAGCTGATCCTGGGCCAGAACCCGGCCTTCCACCTGCACGCGGGTGACATCTGCTACGCCGACCCGTCGGGCTCCGGCCAGACGAGCGACACCTATGACGCGCGCACCTGGGACCAGTTCCTGGCGCAGACGGAAACGGTCTCCAAGACCGTGCCGTGGATGGTGACGACCGGCAACCACGACATGGAGGCCTGGTACTCGCCGGACGGCTACGGCGGCCAGAACGCCCGCTGGACCCTGCCGGACAACGGCCCGGACCCGGTCAACCAGCCCGGCGCCTACTCCTTCGTGCACGGCAACGTCGGCGTGATCGCGCTGGACGCCAACGACGTCAGCTATGAGATCCCCGCCAACTTCGGGATCAGCGGCGGCAGGCAGACCAAGTGGCTGGACCGGCGCCTGGGCGAGCTGCGGGCCCGCCACGACATCGACTTCCTGGTGGTCTTCTTCCACCACTGCGCCTTCTCCACGACGAACGCGCACGCCTCGGACGGCGGGGTGCGCGACGCCTGGGTGCCGCTCTTCGAGAAGCACCAGGTGGACCTGGTCATCAACGGGCACAACCACGTCTACGAGCGCACCGACGCGATCCTGAAGAACGCCGTGAAGCGCGAGGTGCCCATCGGCGAGCGCACCGACCCGAGGCGGGACGGCATCGTCTACGTCACGGCGGGCGGCGCGGGCAAGGCGCTGTACGACTTCCCGGCGCCCGACAGCTACGAGGGCCACGTCACGGACCTGGAGAGCGTGGACACCTACCACGTGGCCAAGGGCGGCGCGAAGGCCACCGAGACCGTGGAGTGGTCGCGGGTGCGCTACACGGGCTTCTCGTTCCTCGCGGTGGAGGTGGAGACCGGGCGGAACGCCCGGATGAAGGTCACCGCACTCGCCGAGTCCGGCGAACGCGTCGACCACTTCGAGATCAGCCGCGGCTGA
- a CDS encoding 3-isopropylmalate dehydrogenase: MSRSINLAVIPGDGIGQEVVAQGLKVLNAVLPQDVKLETKEYDLGARRWHRTGETLPDAELEALKGHDAILLGAIGDPSVPSGVLERGLLLKLRFAFDHFINLRPSKLFPNTDTPLAGRPDIDFVVVREGTEGPYTGNGGSLRTGTEHEVATEVSLNTAFGVERVVRDAFERAAARPRKKLTLVHKNNVLVYAGHLWKNTFDKVAAEYPQVTTDYLHVDAATIFFVTQPERFDVIVTDNLFGDILTDLAAAVSGGIGLAASGNINPTGAFPSMFEPVHGSAPDIAGQGKADPTATILSVALLLRHLGYEAEAARIEDAVSADLAERGGHLPGSSGSGGGSARGTDEIGDALAVRVAG; encoded by the coding sequence ATGTCTCGCAGCATCAATCTCGCAGTGATCCCCGGTGACGGTATCGGCCAGGAGGTCGTGGCCCAAGGCCTCAAGGTCCTCAACGCTGTTCTCCCGCAGGATGTGAAGCTGGAGACCAAGGAGTACGACCTTGGCGCCCGGCGCTGGCACCGTACCGGCGAAACCCTTCCCGACGCGGAGCTCGAAGCCCTCAAGGGCCACGACGCCATCCTGCTCGGCGCGATCGGTGACCCGTCCGTGCCCTCCGGTGTCCTGGAGCGCGGGCTGCTGCTGAAGCTGCGCTTCGCCTTCGACCACTTCATCAACCTGCGGCCGTCGAAGCTGTTCCCGAACACCGACACCCCGCTGGCCGGCCGTCCGGACATCGACTTCGTCGTCGTCCGCGAGGGCACCGAGGGCCCGTACACCGGCAACGGCGGCTCGCTGCGCACCGGCACGGAGCACGAGGTCGCCACCGAGGTCAGCCTGAACACCGCCTTCGGTGTCGAGCGGGTCGTCCGCGACGCCTTCGAGCGCGCCGCCGCCCGCCCGCGCAAGAAGCTGACGCTGGTCCACAAGAACAACGTCCTCGTCTACGCGGGCCACCTGTGGAAGAACACCTTCGACAAGGTCGCCGCCGAATACCCGCAGGTCACCACCGACTACCTGCACGTCGACGCCGCGACGATCTTCTTCGTCACGCAGCCGGAGCGCTTCGACGTCATCGTCACCGACAACCTCTTCGGTGACATCCTCACCGACCTCGCCGCGGCCGTCTCCGGCGGCATCGGCCTGGCCGCCTCCGGCAACATCAACCCGACGGGCGCCTTCCCGTCGATGTTCGAGCCGGTCCACGGCTCCGCCCCCGACATCGCGGGGCAGGGCAAGGCCGACCCGACCGCCACGATCCTCTCCGTCGCCCTCCTGCTGCGCCACCTCGGCTACGAGGCCGAGGCCGCGCGCATCGAGGACGCCGTCTCCGCCGACCTCGCGGAGCGAGGGGGGCACCTCCCAGGCTCTTCGGGCTCTGGGGGAGGTTCCGCTCGCGGCACCGACGAGATCGGCGACGCCCTCGCGGTACGCGTAGCGGGCTGA
- a CDS encoding branched-chain amino acid aminotransferase: MTTPTIELKPSSNPLSDAEREAYMANPGFGRYFTDHMVTIKWTEGRGWHDAQLVPYGPLALDPANMTLHYGQEIFEGLKAYRQPDGSVATFRPEANAARFRASAHRVAMPELPVETFVAACDALVRQDEAWVPPHGGEESLYLRPFMIATEVGLGVRPANEYLFVVIASPAGAYFPGGVKPVSIWLSEDRVRAVPGGMGDAKTGGNYAASLLAQAEAAAKGCDQVAYLDAVEHKWVEELGGMNLYFVYGNKIVTPALTGSLLAGITRDSLLKVAADLGYEPEEARVSIDQWRDDTAAGTLTEVFACGTAAVITPVGTVKSAGAEWTQGDGTPGPVTLRLREQLLDIQRGVAEDTHGWMHSLA; encoded by the coding sequence ATGACGACGCCCACGATCGAGCTCAAGCCCTCCTCGAACCCGCTGTCCGACGCGGAGCGCGAGGCGTACATGGCCAATCCCGGTTTCGGCCGCTACTTCACCGACCACATGGTGACGATCAAGTGGACCGAGGGCCGCGGCTGGCACGACGCCCAGCTCGTCCCGTACGGGCCGCTGGCGCTCGATCCCGCCAATATGACGCTGCACTACGGCCAGGAGATCTTCGAGGGCCTCAAGGCGTACCGCCAGCCCGACGGCTCGGTCGCCACCTTCCGCCCCGAGGCCAACGCCGCCCGCTTCCGGGCGTCCGCGCACCGGGTCGCCATGCCCGAGCTGCCCGTCGAGACCTTCGTCGCGGCGTGTGACGCGCTCGTCCGCCAGGACGAGGCGTGGGTGCCGCCGCACGGCGGCGAGGAGTCCCTCTACCTGCGTCCCTTCATGATCGCGACCGAGGTCGGCCTCGGTGTGCGGCCGGCCAACGAGTATCTCTTCGTCGTGATCGCCTCGCCCGCCGGCGCCTACTTCCCCGGCGGTGTGAAGCCGGTCTCCATCTGGCTCTCCGAGGACCGGGTGCGCGCCGTCCCCGGCGGCATGGGCGACGCCAAGACCGGCGGCAACTACGCCGCGTCCCTCCTCGCCCAGGCCGAGGCCGCCGCCAAGGGCTGCGACCAGGTCGCCTACCTCGACGCCGTCGAGCACAAGTGGGTGGAGGAGCTGGGCGGGATGAACCTCTACTTCGTCTACGGCAACAAGATCGTCACCCCGGCCCTGACCGGCTCCCTGCTCGCGGGCATCACCCGTGACTCGCTCCTCAAGGTCGCCGCCGACCTCGGCTACGAGCCCGAGGAGGCCCGCGTCTCCATCGACCAGTGGCGCGACGACACCGCCGCCGGCACCCTCACCGAGGTCTTCGCCTGCGGCACGGCCGCCGTCATCACCCCCGTCGGCACCGTGAAGAGCGCGGGCGCCGAGTGGACCCAGGGCGACGGCACGCCCGGCCCGGTCACCCTCCGGCTGCGCGAGCAGCTGCTCGACATCCAGCGCGGTGTCGCCGAGGACACCCACGGCTGGATGCACTCCCTGGCCTAG
- the cimA gene encoding citramalate synthase encodes MTTKAKATDDSFHVFDTTLRDGSQREGINLTVADKLTIARHLDDFGVGFIEGGWPGANPRDTEFFARARQEIEFRNAQLVAFGATRRAGGSAATDPQVKALLESGAPVITLVAKSHDRHVELALRTTLEENLEMVRDTVSHLREQGRRVFVDCEHFFDGYRANPEYAKAVVKAASEAGADVVILCDTNGGMLPAQIQAVVSTVLADTGARLGIHAQDDTGCAVANTLAAVDAGATHVQCTANGYGERVGNANLFPVVAALELKYGMTVLPEGALADMTRVSHAIAEVVNLTPSTHQPYVGVSAFAHKAGLHASAIKVDPDLYQHIDPALVGNTMRMLVSDMAGRASIELKSDELGIDLGGDRELVGRVVERVKERELKGYTYEAADASFELLLRAEAEGRVRRYFRTESWRAIVEDRPDGTHANEATVKLWAKGERIVATAEGNGPVNALDRALRVALERIYPQLAKLELMDYKVRILEGRTGTDSTTRVLITTGDGTADWSTVGVAENIIAASWQALEDAYTFGLLRAGVEPTD; translated from the coding sequence ATGACCACCAAGGCCAAGGCCACCGACGACAGCTTCCATGTCTTCGACACCACGCTGCGCGACGGTTCACAGCGTGAAGGCATCAACCTGACGGTCGCCGACAAGCTGACCATCGCCCGGCACCTGGACGACTTCGGCGTCGGCTTCATCGAGGGCGGCTGGCCGGGCGCCAACCCCCGCGACACCGAGTTCTTCGCCCGCGCGCGCCAGGAGATCGAGTTCAGGAACGCCCAACTGGTCGCCTTCGGGGCCACCCGCAGGGCGGGCGGCTCGGCGGCGACGGACCCCCAGGTCAAGGCGCTCCTGGAATCGGGCGCCCCGGTGATCACGCTGGTCGCCAAGTCCCACGACCGCCACGTGGAACTCGCCCTGCGCACCACCCTGGAGGAGAACCTGGAGATGGTCCGCGACACCGTCTCCCACCTCCGCGAACAGGGCCGCCGGGTCTTCGTCGACTGCGAGCACTTCTTCGACGGCTACCGCGCCAACCCCGAGTACGCCAAGGCCGTCGTCAAGGCCGCGTCCGAGGCCGGCGCCGACGTCGTCATCCTCTGCGACACCAACGGCGGGATGCTCCCGGCCCAGATCCAGGCCGTCGTCTCCACCGTCCTCGCCGACACGGGCGCCCGGCTCGGCATCCACGCCCAGGACGACACCGGCTGCGCCGTCGCCAACACCCTGGCCGCCGTGGACGCGGGCGCCACCCACGTCCAGTGCACCGCCAACGGCTACGGCGAGCGCGTCGGCAACGCCAACCTCTTCCCCGTCGTCGCCGCGCTGGAGCTCAAGTACGGCATGACGGTGCTGCCCGAGGGCGCCCTCGCCGACATGACCCGCGTCTCGCACGCCATCGCCGAGGTCGTCAACCTCACCCCCTCCACCCACCAGCCCTACGTCGGCGTCTCCGCCTTCGCGCACAAGGCCGGGCTGCACGCCTCCGCGATCAAGGTCGACCCGGACCTGTACCAGCACATCGATCCGGCCCTGGTCGGCAACACCATGCGGATGCTGGTCTCCGACATGGCCGGCCGCGCCTCCATCGAGCTCAAGAGCGACGAGCTGGGCATCGACCTCGGCGGGGACCGCGAGCTGGTCGGCCGGGTCGTGGAGCGGGTCAAGGAGCGCGAACTCAAGGGCTACACCTACGAGGCGGCCGACGCCTCCTTCGAACTCCTGCTGCGCGCCGAGGCCGAGGGCCGGGTGCGGCGCTACTTCCGCACCGAGTCCTGGCGCGCGATCGTCGAGGACCGCCCCGACGGCACCCACGCCAACGAGGCGACCGTGAAGCTCTGGGCCAAGGGCGAGCGCATCGTGGCCACCGCCGAGGGCAACGGCCCGGTCAACGCCCTGGACCGGGCGCTGCGCGTGGCCCTGGAGCGGATCTACCCGCAGCTCGCCAAGCTGGAGCTGATGGACTACAAGGTCCGCATCCTGGAGGGCCGCACCGGCACCGACTCGACCACCCGCGTCCTGATCACCACGGGCGACGGCACCGCCGACTGGTCGACCGTCGGGGTCGCCGAGAACATCATCGCGGCGTCCTGGCAGGCGCTGGAGGACGCGTACACCTTCGGCCTGCTGCGGGCCGGAGTGGAGCCCACCGACTGA
- a CDS encoding LacI family DNA-binding transcriptional regulator: MRVTIADVAREAGVSKTTVSRVINTKGEVDGSTAARVREVIAQLGYVPSSGAVGLARGSSRTVGMLVPSLTWPWMGEVLQGVVDTVEAADYGLLLFTCNRGAESVQRFTSQVSARAFDGLVVVEPENTLDHLTELHRDGLPIVLIDDRGHHPEFPSVVTTNHEGGASAARHLRDAGRTRPVVITGPQDFGCVTDRLAGFLSVLPTDLVVRGDFTELCGRQAMEELLASGKEFDSVFAHNDITAAGVLRALRAAGRTVPGDIAVVGFDDIPMAEHTEPPLTTVRQPTRQMGETAARMLLSHLGGTPVPDAPVVLPTELVVRHSAP; encoded by the coding sequence ATGCGTGTCACCATCGCTGATGTCGCCCGCGAGGCCGGCGTCAGCAAGACGACCGTGTCCCGGGTGATCAACACCAAGGGCGAAGTGGACGGTTCGACGGCGGCCCGTGTTCGTGAAGTGATCGCACAGCTCGGTTACGTGCCCAGCTCGGGCGCCGTCGGTCTGGCCCGCGGCAGCAGCCGTACGGTCGGCATGCTGGTGCCCTCGCTGACCTGGCCGTGGATGGGCGAGGTGCTCCAGGGCGTCGTCGACACCGTCGAGGCCGCCGACTACGGGCTGCTGCTGTTCACCTGCAACCGCGGGGCCGAGTCCGTCCAGCGCTTCACCAGCCAGGTGTCGGCGCGGGCCTTCGACGGACTGGTCGTGGTGGAACCCGAGAACACCCTGGACCACCTCACCGAACTGCACCGCGACGGCCTCCCGATCGTGCTGATCGACGATCGCGGCCACCACCCCGAATTCCCCTCCGTCGTGACCACCAACCACGAAGGAGGCGCGTCGGCCGCCCGTCATCTGCGGGACGCCGGCCGCACCAGGCCCGTCGTGATCACGGGCCCCCAGGACTTCGGCTGCGTCACCGACCGGCTGGCGGGATTCCTCTCGGTCCTGCCCACCGATCTCGTCGTGCGCGGGGACTTCACCGAACTCTGCGGCCGCCAGGCCATGGAGGAACTCCTCGCGTCCGGCAAGGAGTTCGACTCGGTCTTCGCACACAACGACATCACCGCGGCAGGGGTACTGCGGGCGCTGCGCGCCGCCGGCAGGACCGTGCCGGGTGACATCGCGGTCGTCGGCTTCGACGACATCCCGATGGCCGAGCACACCGAACCGCCCCTGACGACCGTGCGCCAGCCCACCCGGCAGATGGGTGAGACGGCCGCACGGATGCTGCTCTCCCACCTCGGCGGCACGCCCGTACCCGACGCACCGGTCGTGCTGCCCACCGAACTGGTCGTGCGCCACTCGGCGCCCTAG
- a CDS encoding ABC transporter substrate-binding protein, translating to MSARRHTLRAAALATAVVALAAGCSSANSNHNKNGGSAASGVLTLGKPDGPQTNNSNPFLSTSAGATLGYRWMIYEPLAMTSQIRPADKADPWLATDWKWDLNFTKVTFTLDDRAKWADGKPLTAEDVAFTFDLLKKHPALNGDGIEWGGIEVKDKKVVLTFDESQYVNQNKIIQQFIVPKHIWEGVKDPETWPNRTPVGSGPYKLKTFTPQTTTLTATPTYWKGSTKVKELRYSTYNDNSAATTALANGKLEWSFVFMPDYKKLFIAKDPDNHKLWFPSGLGIHGLWFNTTRAPFDNPALRKAMAMVVDRNAIYTQAEATLYPEITNPTGIPLPAGDSFISPEYKDATTKPDVEGAKQILEKAGFTLNGGVLKDPKGKPVKLTFTDPAGWNDYITGLSIIKDNIKQIGIEAKVKTQTAEAWGNDVANGNFDATLHWTNSGATPYDMYQNIMDGAILQPIGKASQAGNFGRFKSPEATEALKDFAQATTDTARTSAMNTLQKIMVEQAPMIPTAAAPIGAEYSTKNWVGWPTEDDPYADPQHTQRSSLEIVLKLKPAK from the coding sequence ATGTCCGCACGCCGTCACACGCTCAGAGCCGCCGCGCTCGCCACCGCGGTGGTCGCACTCGCCGCCGGCTGTTCCTCGGCCAACTCGAACCACAACAAGAACGGCGGCAGCGCCGCTTCGGGCGTCCTGACGCTGGGCAAGCCGGACGGGCCGCAGACGAACAACAGCAACCCCTTCCTCAGCACCTCGGCCGGCGCCACCCTCGGCTACCGCTGGATGATCTACGAGCCGCTGGCGATGACGAGCCAGATCCGGCCCGCCGACAAGGCCGACCCGTGGCTGGCGACCGACTGGAAGTGGGACCTCAACTTCACCAAGGTCACCTTCACCCTCGACGACCGGGCCAAGTGGGCCGACGGCAAGCCGCTGACCGCCGAGGACGTGGCGTTCACCTTCGACCTGCTGAAGAAGCACCCCGCGCTCAACGGCGACGGCATCGAGTGGGGCGGGATCGAGGTCAAGGACAAGAAGGTCGTCCTGACCTTCGACGAGTCGCAGTACGTCAACCAGAACAAGATCATCCAGCAGTTCATCGTGCCCAAGCACATCTGGGAGGGCGTGAAGGACCCGGAGACCTGGCCCAACCGCACGCCCGTCGGCTCGGGCCCGTACAAGCTGAAGACCTTCACGCCGCAGACCACCACGCTGACCGCGACGCCCACCTACTGGAAGGGCTCGACCAAGGTCAAGGAGCTGCGCTACAGCACGTACAACGACAACAGCGCCGCCACCACCGCCCTGGCCAACGGCAAGCTGGAGTGGTCCTTCGTCTTCATGCCGGACTACAAGAAGCTGTTCATCGCCAAGGACCCGGACAACCACAAGCTGTGGTTCCCCTCCGGGCTCGGCATCCACGGCCTGTGGTTCAACACCACCCGCGCCCCGTTCGACAACCCGGCGCTGCGCAAGGCCATGGCGATGGTCGTGGACCGCAACGCGATCTACACCCAGGCCGAGGCCACGCTCTACCCGGAGATCACCAACCCGACCGGCATCCCGCTGCCCGCCGGTGACTCGTTCATCTCGCCCGAGTACAAGGACGCCACCACCAAGCCGGACGTCGAGGGCGCCAAGCAGATTCTGGAGAAGGCCGGCTTCACGCTCAACGGCGGTGTCCTCAAGGACCCGAAGGGCAAGCCGGTGAAGCTCACCTTCACCGACCCGGCCGGCTGGAACGACTACATCACCGGCCTGTCGATCATCAAGGACAACATCAAGCAGATCGGCATCGAAGCCAAGGTCAAGACGCAGACCGCCGAGGCGTGGGGCAACGACGTCGCCAACGGCAACTTCGACGCCACCCTGCACTGGACCAACAGCGGCGCCACCCCGTACGACATGTACCAGAACATCATGGACGGCGCGATCCTCCAGCCCATCGGCAAGGCGTCCCAGGCAGGCAACTTCGGCCGCTTCAAGAGCCCCGAGGCCACCGAGGCGCTGAAGGACTTCGCCCAGGCCACCACGGACACCGCCCGCACCTCGGCGATGAACACCCTCCAGAAGATCATGGTCGAGCAGGCGCCGATGATCCCGACCGCCGCGGCGCCCATCGGAGCGGAGTACTCCACGAAGAACTGGGTGGGCTGGCCCACCGAGGACGACCCGTACGCCGACCCGCAGCACACCCAGCGCTCCTCACTGGAGATCGTGCTGAAGCTCAAGCCCGCCAAGTAG